From the Agrobacterium larrymoorei genome, one window contains:
- a CDS encoding conjugal transfer protein TrbF, whose translation MAGQNIPDNPYVAARNEWNERYGSYVKAAAAWRVVGIAGMTMAVIGFGYALYQSTQVKLIPYIVEVDKLGTAVNAGFPQQIEYADPRVVRATLGSFVSNFRSVTPDAVVQKQYIDRTYGLLRTSDPATEKVNAWFRSNSPFEKAKAATVAIEVNNIVALSNQSYQIDWTEFERDRRGKETATRRFRGIATVTLTPPQDEGVIRLNPIGLYLRDFDWTAQL comes from the coding sequence ATGGCCGGACAGAATATCCCAGATAATCCCTATGTTGCTGCTCGCAACGAATGGAACGAGCGTTATGGCTCGTACGTAAAAGCGGCTGCCGCCTGGCGCGTCGTCGGCATTGCCGGAATGACCATGGCCGTTATCGGCTTTGGTTACGCGCTCTACCAGAGCACACAGGTCAAGCTGATCCCTTATATCGTCGAAGTCGACAAGCTTGGCACCGCCGTCAATGCGGGCTTCCCGCAGCAGATCGAATATGCCGATCCGCGTGTGGTGCGCGCGACACTCGGTAGTTTCGTGTCGAATTTCCGCTCTGTGACGCCCGATGCCGTGGTCCAGAAGCAATATATCGACCGGACCTATGGGCTGCTGCGCACCTCCGATCCCGCGACGGAAAAGGTGAATGCCTGGTTTCGCTCGAATTCTCCCTTCGAGAAGGCGAAGGCCGCGACGGTGGCGATCGAGGTTAACAACATCGTCGCGCTGTCGAACCAGAGCTACCAGATCGACTGGACGGAGTTCGAACGCGACCGCCGCGGCAAGGAGACTGCCACCCGCCGCTTCCGTGGGATCGCCACCGTGACACTGACGCCGCCCCAGGATGAGGGTGTCATCCGTCTTAATCCCATCGGTCTCTATCTCCGCGACTTTGATTGGACTGCGCAGCTTTGA
- the trbL gene encoding P-type conjugative transfer protein TrbL: protein MVTAPSFRALERTSIAIAVVLVVTSPALAQQGQVLTTLENSVVTAAKGWETTVINAARSLFWILAGIEVGIAAVWLAINAASLDSWFAELVKRIMFIGLFAFILDRGPEFAKAVVDSLYQIGAGGGSASPANIFDAGIRVATKMSEQAKFGLWEDNALAIAAVFAMVVVVVSFSLVAAIFVAVMVEMYVGLLAGMIMLGLGGSSHTKDFAIKYMVYAFSVGMKLMALVMIAKIGSDILLGLAEAPTATSEQFITTLAIAGISVVVFVIAMYVPPILQGVVQGASVGGGMEAIRHGGQAASTVIGAGVLTIGAASRGFGAASAARTGGSSLASAALRGMQAGIGGAAGAVGSAAKEKAIGSPGAYAGSMLGLANAKLDQQSGRPGTPPAPPINDSK from the coding sequence ATGGTAACCGCTCCCTCTTTCCGCGCTCTCGAGCGAACCTCCATCGCGATTGCGGTCGTCCTGGTGGTGACTTCGCCGGCGCTGGCGCAACAGGGCCAAGTTCTGACCACGCTCGAGAATTCCGTCGTCACCGCAGCCAAGGGCTGGGAGACGACGGTTATAAATGCAGCCCGCTCGTTGTTCTGGATCCTAGCCGGCATCGAGGTGGGGATCGCTGCCGTTTGGCTGGCAATAAACGCCGCTTCGCTCGACAGTTGGTTCGCAGAACTCGTCAAACGCATCATGTTCATCGGCCTGTTCGCTTTCATCCTCGACAGAGGACCGGAGTTCGCCAAAGCCGTGGTCGACAGTCTCTACCAGATCGGCGCCGGTGGCGGTTCCGCCTCTCCCGCCAACATCTTTGACGCCGGCATTCGTGTCGCGACGAAGATGTCGGAACAGGCGAAGTTTGGCCTCTGGGAGGATAATGCGCTGGCGATCGCCGCCGTCTTCGCCATGGTGGTGGTCGTGGTGTCGTTCAGCCTGGTCGCCGCGATCTTCGTGGCCGTCATGGTCGAGATGTATGTGGGCCTGCTCGCCGGCATGATCATGCTCGGGCTGGGTGGGTCGTCCCATACCAAGGATTTTGCGATCAAGTACATGGTTTACGCCTTTTCCGTCGGCATGAAGCTGATGGCGCTGGTGATGATCGCCAAGATCGGCTCGGACATCCTTCTCGGTCTGGCCGAGGCGCCAACCGCAACCTCCGAACAGTTCATCACCACGCTGGCGATAGCCGGCATCTCGGTCGTCGTCTTCGTCATCGCCATGTATGTGCCGCCCATTTTGCAGGGCGTGGTCCAGGGCGCATCGGTCGGCGGCGGCATGGAGGCCATCCGACATGGCGGCCAGGCAGCGTCGACGGTAATCGGGGCTGGCGTCCTAACGATCGGGGCCGCAAGCAGAGGATTCGGAGCCGCCAGTGCCGCGAGGACAGGAGGCTCATCTCTGGCCAGTGCGGCGCTGCGCGGCATGCAAGCGGGGATCGGCGGAGCGGCCGGCGCAGTCGGTTCAGCTGCAAAGGAAAAGGCGATCGGTTCTCCCGGCGCCTATGCCGGATCGATGCTCGGCCTTGCCAACGCTAAACTCGATCAACAATCCGGCCGGCCGGGCACACCGCCAGCACCGCCGATCAACGACAGCAAGTGA
- the trbK gene encoding entry exclusion protein TrbK — protein MSSRLIDIIVLAAVVSAAGASAITWILVRPDTVSGSGAIATGSPPDEDRRRHREQFFGGDANCDIRGGQEMKPRW, from the coding sequence GTGAGCTCCCGTCTGATCGACATTATCGTCCTTGCAGCGGTCGTTTCCGCGGCCGGCGCAAGTGCCATTACATGGATCTTGGTTCGACCGGACACAGTTTCCGGATCCGGCGCGATCGCGACAGGCTCTCCCCCCGACGAGGACCGGCGCCGACATCGTGAGCAGTTCTTCGGTGGAGATGCCAATTGCGACATTCGCGGGGGCCAGGAGATGAAACCACGATGGTAA
- the trbJ gene encoding P-type conjugative transfer protein TrbJ has protein sequence MPTRSSQPNRIWPAALSVAFMLSSALSLPAWAGGATGQATEWTQLANNTELISLVGKSAEQVNNQITQINQLAEQIQNQLNIYKNMLQNTAQLPNHIWGQVETDLKNLQTVVNQGQGVAFSMGNVDDVLKQRFQSFADMKSNLPDGASFSTTYQNWSDTNRDTIGGTLKAANLTAEQFSSEESTMSQLRSMSESADGQMKALQVGHEIAAQQVAQMQKLRGLVSQQMTMMGTWYQSEQAQKDLAQARREQFFSGTERDIRGGQTMEPRW, from the coding sequence ATGCCGACACGCTCTTCCCAACCGAATAGGATATGGCCCGCCGCGCTCAGTGTGGCTTTCATGCTCTCATCTGCTCTCTCGCTTCCTGCGTGGGCCGGTGGTGCTACGGGACAGGCGACCGAATGGACCCAGCTTGCAAACAACACCGAACTGATCAGCCTTGTCGGCAAATCCGCCGAGCAGGTGAACAACCAGATCACCCAGATCAATCAGCTGGCCGAGCAGATCCAGAACCAGCTCAACATCTACAAGAATATGCTGCAGAACACGGCGCAGCTTCCAAACCACATCTGGGGTCAAGTCGAAACTGATCTGAAGAACCTCCAGACCGTCGTCAACCAGGGCCAGGGTGTCGCCTTTTCCATGGGCAATGTAGATGATGTGCTCAAGCAGCGCTTCCAGAGTTTCGCCGACATGAAGAGCAACCTGCCTGACGGAGCAAGCTTTTCCACGACCTACCAGAACTGGTCCGACACCAATCGCGACACGATCGGTGGCACACTTAAGGCCGCCAATCTGACGGCCGAACAATTCTCCAGTGAGGAGAGCACGATGTCGCAGCTGAGGTCGATGTCGGAATCGGCCGACGGTCAGATGAAGGCATTGCAGGTCGGCCACGAAATCGCTGCGCAGCAAGTCGCGCAGATGCAGAAACTGCGGGGTCTGGTCTCGCAGCAGATGACGATGATGGGCACTTGGTACCAGTCCGAGCAGGCACAAAAAGACCTGGCGCAAGCGCGGCGCGAACAATTCTTCAGCGGAACCGAACGTGACATCAGGGGCGGCCAGACGATGGAGCCCCGCTGGTGA